From Aquificota bacterium, one genomic window encodes:
- a CDS encoding porin, whose protein sequence is MIKKTALSLLVLGGLSQSQALELKLEPIGTLNIGGALTGYTIYTNNKAGADKKTRYDVGSAMISISKTAEPVGFTFIGGAYAIPVVGVSIPKTSTTTDLFSPLPMAYLEFAPVKGLSIQAGKLPTIFGYESAFTYLNKYIQRGLIWNMQPVINNGVRLTYSTDLFNVKVGINDGFYTLSTTHPKPALEGSLGLTPTKDSSISFNFILPDKSSRPNSTAVPANKREYNLIATYSFGSLSFGTDLMYVEAPKDVEAQVSEKAKASAGCIHIHYHLQPITISGRVEYVKDNSDAGGIDLVGLGDGNKGWTFTITPAYTKGPFLVRGELSYVKADKPFTVNNKKDQMRVGVEVGFLF, encoded by the coding sequence ATGATAAAGAAAACAGCACTATCTTTATTAGTTCTTGGTGGGCTCAGTCAGAGCCAGGCCCTTGAGCTAAAGCTGGAGCCCATAGGGACTCTCAACATAGGCGGTGCCCTCACAGGCTATACTATCTATACCAACAACAAAGCTGGCGCAGACAAAAAGACGCGCTATGATGTGGGCTCTGCCATGATAAGCATATCAAAGACGGCAGAGCCAGTAGGTTTTACCTTCATTGGTGGTGCCTACGCCATACCTGTGGTTGGGGTCAGTATTCCAAAGACATCTACAACCACAGACCTTTTTAGCCCGCTACCTATGGCCTACTTGGAATTTGCGCCAGTAAAGGGTCTATCCATCCAAGCTGGTAAGCTTCCCACCATATTTGGTTACGAGTCCGCCTTTACATACCTCAACAAGTACATACAGAGAGGCCTTATCTGGAATATGCAACCTGTTATAAACAACGGCGTAAGGCTAACCTACAGCACAGACCTCTTTAACGTAAAGGTAGGTATAAATGATGGCTTTTATACACTTAGCACCACACACCCCAAGCCTGCTCTAGAAGGTTCTTTAGGCCTTACACCCACAAAGGATTCATCCATATCCTTTAACTTTATACTTCCTGACAAGAGCTCAAGACCAAACAGCACAGCTGTACCTGCAAACAAGAGAGAATATAATCTTATAGCCACATACAGCTTTGGATCCTTGTCCTTTGGTACAGACCTTATGTATGTGGAGGCTCCAAAGGATGTAGAGGCTCAAGTGTCAGAAAAGGCAAAGGCGTCGGCAGGCTGTATTCATATACACTACCATCTACAACCAATAACCATATCTGGAAGGGTTGAGTACGTTAAAGATAACTCAGATGCAGGTGGTATAGACTTGGTGGGCTTGGGAGATGGAAACAAGGGGTGGACCTTTACCATAACACCAGCCTATACAAAGGGTCCTTTCCTTGTTAGAGGAGAGCTATCATACGTAAAAGCGGACAAACCCTTTACTGTAAACAACAAAAAGGATCAAATGAGGGTTGGTGTGGAAGTAGGCTTTCTCTTTTGA
- a CDS encoding type 1 glutamine amidotransferase has protein sequence MRALIIKNTPLEGPGTIEEFLKENKASYKIVEAGLGEEIPSLEGYDYLVVLGGPMGVYEMDKYPFLKKVALAMEDALKRGLKVLGICLGAQLFAHVLGCRVYPGNAKEIGWCEIKATPEGIKDEVFKTLLDPSGKAMVFQWHGDTYDLPSGAVRLASSGLFQEQAFRYEDSFALQFHMEVTMDMIRDWFSESGDLNLMLEKAKELYPSYRSKADLFYRSFFKN, from the coding sequence ATGAGGGCCCTAATCATAAAAAACACACCCCTTGAAGGACCCGGCACCATAGAGGAGTTTTTGAAAGAAAACAAGGCAAGCTACAAAATAGTGGAGGCTGGCCTTGGAGAAGAGATACCATCCCTTGAGGGCTATGACTACTTGGTAGTTCTTGGAGGGCCCATGGGTGTTTATGAAATGGACAAATATCCCTTCCTTAAAAAGGTGGCCTTGGCCATGGAGGATGCCCTAAAAAGAGGTCTTAAGGTCCTTGGCATATGCCTTGGAGCCCAGCTTTTTGCCCATGTGCTTGGTTGTAGAGTATATCCGGGAAATGCGAAGGAAATAGGGTGGTGTGAAATTAAGGCAACGCCCGAAGGCATAAAGGATGAGGTCTTTAAAACTCTCCTTGACCCATCGGGAAAGGCCATGGTTTTCCAATGGCATGGAGACACCTACGACCTTCCCTCTGGAGCCGTAAGGCTGGCCTCTTCAGGCCTTTTCCAAGAGCAAGCCTTTAGGTATGAAGATTCCTTTGCCTTGCAGTTTCATATGGAGGTAACCATGGATATGATAAGGGATTGGTTCTCCGAAAGTGGGGACCTAAACCTTATGCTTGAAAAGGCAAAGGAGCTTTATCCAAGCTACAGGTCCAAGGCGGACCTGTTTTATAGGTCCTTTTTTAAAAACTAA